One Kineococcus aurantiacus genomic window carries:
- a CDS encoding TIM barrel protein, producing MSIRRAYAVNQWKPNFDDFCRPDAHLRAFKTVVAAGFTGVELRGGTGRWDPLGRPSSIENTYGSLAAFGKVLTDVGLAAVSSWAVDPGEPVDEELSHGRSVLDRGQHAAIVEWARPFAAALAELGGSRLVVRALPAAWQVGAVDDAAVATAAECFDALGAMTAGHGVRVSLHADVLSAAADDDVLDRLLAATDPAVVGLTVDTGELTLAGLDPVAVVRRHAARLDHLQLKDTRFVDTAGERLRPHAEHAFLTAGGDREVERWFFEVGTRGGLVDAPAVLDAARGAGYDGWVVFESEQTPNPASSVMLNGWYAGHRLGL from the coding sequence GTGAGCATCCGCCGTGCGTACGCGGTGAACCAGTGGAAGCCGAACTTCGACGACTTCTGCCGCCCGGACGCGCACCTGCGCGCGTTCAAGACCGTCGTGGCGGCCGGTTTCACCGGGGTGGAACTGCGCGGGGGCACGGGCCGGTGGGACCCGCTGGGGCGGCCCTCCTCGATCGAGAACACCTACGGTTCGCTCGCGGCGTTCGGCAAGGTCCTGACCGACGTCGGGCTGGCCGCGGTGAGCAGCTGGGCCGTCGACCCCGGTGAACCCGTCGACGAGGAGCTGTCGCACGGGCGGTCGGTGCTGGACCGCGGGCAGCACGCCGCGATCGTGGAGTGGGCCCGTCCCTTCGCCGCCGCGCTGGCCGAGCTGGGCGGTTCGCGCCTGGTGGTGCGCGCCCTGCCGGCGGCCTGGCAGGTCGGGGCCGTGGACGACGCGGCGGTCGCGACGGCGGCGGAGTGCTTCGACGCGCTGGGGGCGATGACCGCCGGGCACGGGGTCCGCGTCTCGCTGCACGCCGACGTGCTGTCGGCCGCCGCCGACGACGACGTGCTGGACCGGCTGCTGGCCGCCACCGACCCCGCCGTCGTGGGCCTGACCGTGGACACCGGTGAGCTCACCCTGGCCGGGCTGGACCCGGTGGCGGTGGTCCGGCGGCACGCGGCGCGGCTGGACCACCTGCAGCTGAAGGACACCCGGTTCGTGGACACCGCCGGCGAACGGCTGCGACCGCACGCCGAGCACGCCTTCCTCACCGCCGGCGGCGACCGCGAGGTCGAGCGCTGGTTCTTCGAGGTGGGCACGCGCGGCGGCCTGGTCGACGCGCCCGCCGTCCTGGACGCCGCGCGCGGCGCCGGGTACGACGGGTGGGTCGTCTTCGAGAGCGAGCAGACGCCCAACCCGGCCTCGAGCGTCATGCTCAACGGCTGGTACGCCGGGCACCGCCTGGGTCTGTGA
- a CDS encoding TIM barrel protein, giving the protein MTYRWAYMDHWRVDTPRGPQTQYANRRLMDDFVKQIAAVGFEGLDMFDFQVFGLTGMFGSIGKYQEYLQDHGIAKIVNLFRGIMYDPRVADAHVRGTHDEIVESTRRMLGMWSDLQIENLIVMPASLYTSTAPVTDDKIAAAAECWTRVGEMSLTEFGVRTTGHHEFFCAIRTFEDIVRFYELTDPRYVSFFCDTAQHCIAGVDPVELYERLHDRVSGFHFKDTRQQDTTGAYQHRPDAELMAPQTDRWFHEMGTEGGLVDFQRLVRAMDAHGYDGWVTVEHDKANIGGDYAESTALSMWYAKQVLGKVAS; this is encoded by the coding sequence GTGACCTACCGCTGGGCCTACATGGACCACTGGCGCGTGGACACCCCGCGCGGACCGCAGACGCAGTACGCCAACCGCCGCCTGATGGACGACTTCGTCAAGCAGATCGCCGCGGTCGGCTTCGAGGGCCTGGACATGTTCGACTTCCAGGTGTTCGGGCTGACCGGGATGTTCGGGTCCATCGGGAAGTACCAGGAGTACCTCCAGGACCACGGCATCGCCAAGATCGTGAACCTGTTCCGCGGCATCATGTACGACCCCCGGGTCGCCGACGCGCACGTGCGCGGGACCCACGACGAGATCGTCGAGAGCACCCGCCGGATGCTGGGGATGTGGTCGGACCTGCAGATCGAGAACCTCATCGTCATGCCGGCCAGCCTCTACACCTCGACCGCCCCCGTGACCGACGACAAGATCGCCGCGGCGGCGGAGTGCTGGACGCGGGTGGGCGAGATGTCCCTCACCGAGTTCGGCGTCCGCACCACCGGCCACCACGAGTTCTTCTGCGCGATCCGCACCTTCGAGGACATCGTGCGGTTCTACGAGCTGACCGACCCCCGGTACGTGAGCTTCTTCTGCGACACCGCGCAGCACTGCATCGCCGGGGTCGACCCCGTGGAGCTGTACGAGCGGCTGCACGACCGGGTCTCGGGCTTCCACTTCAAGGACACCCGCCAGCAGGACACCACGGGCGCCTACCAGCACCGTCCCGACGCCGAGCTCATGGCGCCGCAGACCGACCGCTGGTTCCACGAGATGGGCACCGAGGGCGGCCTGGTCGACTTCCAGCGCCTGGTGCGGGCGATGGACGCCCACGGCTACGACGGCTGGGTCACCGTCGAGCACGACAAGGCCAACATCGGCGGCGACTACGCCGAGAGCACCGCCCTGTCCATGTGGTACGCGAAGCAGGTCCTCGGGAAGGTGGCGTCGTGA
- a CDS encoding GMC oxidoreductase, whose amino-acid sequence MTGRYPDAVDVAVVGSGPAGAAWARTLHENAPQLRVAVFEVGPVLSDPPGDHVKNIADPRARRRAQRASEGPAAEADADQPPASADGRRGRPGTFLLGDGFAAGGTGLPVGAMSSNVGGMGAHWTCACPRPGGTERVDFVEDLDELLDEAERLLGVSAQALADAPLAGQVRRLLGAALDADRPAGRRVQPMPLAVRREVDGTGAGRLHWSGPSVVLGDVLDHGVGLHPETLVERVLRDDGGAVRGIAVRDRRDGTAAEVAARVVVVAADALRTPQLLFASGVRPRALGRYLNDQPQVLLAVRLPDEVLAGDPVDEHAGTAIDGSSGVSWVPFDDDRHPFHGQVMQMDASPVPRPDLPADRPGAYVGLGWFCAKDVREQDRVEFDESATDDYGMPAPRVHYGLTAVDAERLAAAKAAITAAARALGRPIDDAPIELPAGSSLHYQGTTRMGRTDDGTSVCDVNGEVWGVPGLFVAGNGLIPTETACNPTLTTVALAVGGARHVAKNLAHRTEGGDGS is encoded by the coding sequence GTCTTCGAGGTCGGGCCGGTGCTGTCCGACCCGCCGGGCGACCACGTGAAGAACATCGCCGACCCGCGGGCCCGGCGCCGGGCGCAGCGGGCCTCGGAGGGGCCGGCCGCCGAGGCCGACGCCGACCAGCCGCCCGCGAGCGCCGACGGCCGGCGCGGGCGGCCCGGCACGTTCCTGCTCGGCGACGGTTTCGCCGCCGGCGGCACGGGACTGCCCGTGGGGGCGATGTCCAGCAACGTCGGCGGCATGGGCGCGCACTGGACGTGCGCGTGCCCGCGCCCCGGCGGCACCGAGCGCGTCGACTTCGTCGAGGACCTCGACGAGCTGCTCGACGAGGCCGAGCGGCTCCTGGGGGTGAGCGCGCAGGCGCTGGCCGACGCGCCGCTGGCCGGGCAGGTGCGGCGGCTGCTGGGGGCGGCGCTGGACGCCGACCGCCCGGCCGGCCGCCGGGTCCAGCCCATGCCCCTGGCCGTGCGGCGGGAGGTGGACGGGACCGGGGCGGGCCGCCTGCACTGGTCCGGTCCCTCCGTCGTCCTGGGCGACGTCCTGGATCACGGGGTCGGGCTGCACCCCGAGACGCTGGTCGAGCGGGTGCTGCGCGACGACGGCGGCGCGGTCCGCGGGATCGCCGTGCGCGACCGCCGCGACGGGACGGCGGCCGAGGTCGCCGCCCGGGTCGTCGTCGTGGCCGCCGACGCCCTGCGCACCCCGCAGCTGCTGTTCGCCTCCGGGGTCCGCCCGCGGGCCCTGGGCCGCTACCTCAACGACCAGCCGCAGGTCCTGCTGGCCGTGCGGCTGCCCGACGAGGTCCTCGCCGGGGACCCCGTGGACGAGCACGCCGGCACCGCGATCGACGGCAGCAGCGGCGTCAGCTGGGTCCCCTTCGACGACGACCGGCACCCCTTCCACGGGCAGGTCATGCAGATGGACGCCTCCCCGGTGCCGCGGCCCGACCTGCCCGCCGACCGGCCCGGCGCCTACGTGGGCCTGGGCTGGTTCTGCGCCAAGGACGTGCGCGAGCAGGACCGCGTCGAGTTCGACGAGTCCGCGACCGACGACTACGGGATGCCCGCCCCGCGCGTGCACTACGGCCTCACCGCCGTCGACGCCGAACGGCTCGCCGCGGCGAAGGCGGCCATCACGGCGGCGGCCCGCGCGCTGGGCCGCCCCATCGACGACGCGCCGATCGAACTGCCCGCGGGCAGTTCCCTGCACTACCAGGGCACGACCCGGATGGGCCGCACCGACGACGGCACCAGCGTGTGCGACGTCAACGGTGAGGTCTGGGGAGTCCCGGGCCTGTTCGTCGCCGGCAACGGCCTGATCCCCACCGAGACGGCCTGCAACCCCACCCTGACCACCGTGGCGCTCGCCGTCGGTGGCGCCCGGCACGTCGCGAAGAACCTCGCGCACCGCACCGAAGGAGGAGACGGCTCGTGA